One segment of Micromonospora parathelypteridis DNA contains the following:
- a CDS encoding cell wall anchor protein, with the protein MAVFHRSALARAAVVALLAAGGLATVAAPAQADDQADITVGPVSQELAMGVTQAKAKPFMFRVDNSLRRVAAKDVSYTVDTSLLKKDKVGVVVPDGCQVKDETFTCQLGDLPAGAGVWFGIPLFSTGGPGDAGTWVVTVKSTTADPEPDNNTVSRKITVAEPGQDLNSWVQDVQANVVVNGVRGDDPDLRPVRRGETVPLDWVFYNGGSRKATGIRYILLLPEGVTFAQKPEGCREQLLERTPVLTCEDAGAVLEPGEYYYTADIRVTVGDDVTEPMLGLGDLYADTLVDRTAEVDAWDNHMNFEVFVDLTAAPTPTPTATPSGTPTPSGTSTPGTTTSPAAGGGGGGDGLPVTGVQVGLIGGIGAIILLAGGALLVLSRRRKVVLVAPGDEKSTD; encoded by the coding sequence ATGGCAGTGTTCCACCGCTCGGCCCTGGCGCGTGCTGCCGTTGTGGCTCTGCTCGCGGCCGGTGGCCTGGCCACCGTGGCCGCCCCCGCGCAGGCCGACGACCAGGCCGATATTACCGTTGGACCGGTCAGCCAGGAACTCGCCATGGGCGTCACGCAAGCCAAGGCCAAGCCGTTCATGTTCCGGGTCGACAACAGCCTGCGCAGGGTTGCCGCCAAGGATGTCAGCTACACCGTCGACACCAGCTTGTTGAAGAAGGACAAGGTTGGCGTCGTGGTGCCCGACGGCTGCCAGGTGAAGGACGAGACGTTCACCTGCCAACTCGGCGATCTGCCGGCCGGTGCCGGCGTGTGGTTCGGCATACCGCTGTTCTCCACCGGTGGTCCTGGCGACGCCGGCACGTGGGTGGTCACCGTCAAGTCGACCACCGCCGACCCCGAGCCTGACAACAACACGGTCTCGCGCAAGATCACCGTCGCCGAGCCCGGCCAGGACCTGAACAGTTGGGTGCAGGACGTCCAGGCCAACGTCGTGGTGAACGGCGTCCGGGGCGACGATCCCGACCTGCGCCCGGTGCGGCGGGGCGAGACGGTCCCGTTGGACTGGGTGTTCTACAACGGCGGCAGCCGCAAGGCGACGGGCATCCGCTACATCCTGCTCCTGCCGGAGGGCGTCACCTTCGCGCAGAAGCCGGAGGGCTGCCGCGAGCAGTTGTTGGAGCGTACGCCGGTGTTGACGTGCGAGGATGCCGGTGCGGTCTTGGAGCCAGGGGAGTACTACTACACCGCGGATATCCGGGTGACCGTCGGCGACGACGTGACCGAGCCGATGCTGGGCTTGGGTGACCTCTACGCGGACACGCTGGTGGACCGCACCGCAGAGGTCGACGCGTGGGACAACCACATGAACTTCGAGGTGTTCGTCGACCTGACCGCCGCGCCGACGCCCACGCCGACTGCGACGCCGAGCGGTACGCCCACTCCGTCCGGGACGTCCACCCCGGGAACCACCACCTCGCCGGCTGCCGGCGGCGGTGGTGGCGGCGATGGGTTGCCGGTGACCGGTGTGCAGGTCGGCCTGATCGGTGGCATCGGCGCGATCATCCTGC
- the paaE gene encoding 1,2-phenylacetyl-CoA epoxidase subunit PaaE: MTVTITRPVRRRPVFHPLSVAAVDRLTDDAVAVTFAVPEELRETFAFRAGQHLTVRRVAEDGADVRRSYSICSTPDDLARHGRLRIGVREIPGGAFSAFACGALRRGDLVEVLPPLGTFTTAFAPDRVRHYGAVVAGSGITPVLALVATALAVEPASTFTLVYGNRTANTVMFAEELADLKDRYPTRLHLVHVLSREQGESALLSGRIDAERLGRLLETIVPGDVIEEWFLCGPYAMVVDVRDVLTAGGLPESAVHTELFHVDAPPEPVRRPVDQAGAGAEVTIVLDGRSSNFTMGREERVLDAALKVRGELPYACKGGVCSTCKAKVVDGAVTMARNYALEPDELAAGYVLTCQSSPTTDKLTVDYDA, translated from the coding sequence GTGACTGTCACGATCACCCGCCCGGTCCGTCGCCGGCCGGTCTTCCACCCGTTGTCGGTCGCCGCCGTCGACCGGCTCACCGACGACGCCGTGGCGGTGACCTTCGCCGTACCGGAGGAACTGCGGGAGACCTTCGCGTTCCGGGCGGGCCAACACCTCACCGTGCGTCGCGTGGCCGAGGACGGCGCGGACGTGCGCCGGTCGTACTCGATCTGCTCCACCCCCGACGACCTGGCCCGGCACGGCCGGCTGCGGATCGGGGTGCGGGAGATCCCCGGTGGCGCCTTCTCGGCGTTCGCGTGCGGGGCGCTGCGTCGTGGCGACCTGGTCGAGGTGCTGCCGCCGCTGGGCACCTTCACCACGGCATTCGCGCCGGACCGGGTGCGGCACTACGGCGCGGTCGTCGCCGGTTCCGGGATCACCCCGGTGCTCGCGCTGGTCGCGACCGCACTGGCCGTCGAACCGGCCAGCACCTTCACCCTGGTGTACGGCAACCGCACGGCGAACACGGTGATGTTCGCCGAGGAGTTGGCCGACCTGAAGGACCGCTATCCCACCCGGCTGCACCTGGTGCACGTGCTATCCCGCGAGCAGGGCGAGTCGGCGCTGCTCTCCGGGCGGATCGACGCCGAGCGGCTGGGCCGGTTGCTGGAAACCATCGTGCCGGGCGACGTGATCGAGGAGTGGTTCCTCTGCGGCCCGTACGCCATGGTGGTCGACGTCCGGGACGTGCTGACCGCGGGCGGGCTGCCCGAGTCGGCGGTGCACACCGAACTGTTCCATGTCGACGCGCCGCCCGAGCCGGTACGCCGTCCCGTCGACCAGGCCGGTGCCGGGGCCGAGGTCACCATCGTGCTGGACGGCAGGTCTTCGAACTTCACCATGGGTCGCGAGGAGCGGGTGCTGGACGCCGCGCTGAAGGTGCGGGGCGAGTTGCCGTACGCCTGCAAGGGCGGTGTCTGCTCGACCTGCAAGGCGAAGGTCGTCGACGGGGCGGTCACGATGGCCCGCAACTACGCCCTGGAGCCCGACGAGCTGGCGGCCGGCTATGTCCTGACCTGCCAGTCCAGCCCGACCACCGACAAGCTCACGGTCGACTATGACGCCTGA
- the paaC gene encoding 1,2-phenylacetyl-CoA epoxidase subunit PaaC, with protein sequence MNGPFDFALALGDDALVAAQRLAEWTTRAPEMEEDIALANIALDQLGAARLLLSYAGELEGAGRDEDALAYLRDDREFRNALLVELPNGDFAVTMAKLFFLAAYQLPLYTALAGCSDERLAAIGAKARKESAYHLDHGALWVKRLGDGTEESHRRMQAAVDEVWPYTHELFAADQAAPVDPATLRPAFDETVGSVLAEATLTRPESGWAPAGGRTGVHTEHLAYLLAEMQVLHRAHPGAKW encoded by the coding sequence GTGAACGGGCCCTTCGACTTCGCTCTCGCCCTCGGCGACGACGCGTTGGTCGCCGCCCAACGCCTGGCCGAGTGGACGACGCGCGCCCCGGAGATGGAAGAGGACATCGCGCTGGCCAACATCGCCCTCGACCAGCTCGGCGCGGCCCGCCTGCTGCTGTCGTACGCGGGTGAGCTGGAGGGCGCCGGCCGCGACGAGGACGCGTTGGCGTACCTGCGCGACGACCGCGAGTTCCGCAACGCGCTCCTGGTCGAGCTGCCCAACGGCGACTTCGCGGTGACGATGGCGAAGCTGTTCTTCCTGGCGGCGTACCAGCTGCCGCTGTACACGGCGCTGGCCGGTTGCTCGGACGAGCGGTTGGCCGCGATCGGCGCGAAGGCGCGCAAGGAGTCGGCGTACCACCTGGACCATGGCGCGCTGTGGGTGAAGCGGCTCGGCGACGGCACCGAGGAGTCGCACCGTCGGATGCAGGCCGCCGTCGACGAGGTGTGGCCGTACACCCACGAGTTGTTCGCCGCGGACCAGGCGGCGCCGGTCGACCCGGCCACCCTGCGTCCGGCGTTCGACGAGACCGTCGGCTCGGTGCTGGCCGAGGCGACACTGACCCGGCCGGAGAGCGGCTGGGCCCCGGCCGGCGGGCGGACCGGCGTGCACACCGAGCACCTGGCCTACCTGCTCGCCGAGATGCAGGTGCTGCACCGCGCCCATCCGGGGGCGAAGTGGTGA
- the paaD gene encoding 1,2-phenylacetyl-CoA epoxidase subunit PaaD has protein sequence MSAREAAASVVDPEIRVITIDELGILRAVEEDSTTGRITVTITPTYTGCPAMDVIRADIRRALAVAGHLDAEVRTVYSPPWSTDWISEGGRAKLAAAGIAPPAAVPAAGVVPLTLAVRCPQCGSPETEQVSRFGSTACKALWRCRSCSEPFDHLKAL, from the coding sequence GTGAGCGCGCGGGAGGCCGCCGCCAGCGTGGTGGACCCGGAGATCCGCGTGATCACCATCGACGAGCTGGGCATCCTGCGGGCGGTCGAGGAGGACTCCACCACCGGCCGGATCACCGTCACCATCACCCCGACCTACACCGGCTGCCCGGCCATGGACGTGATCCGGGCGGACATCCGCCGTGCGCTCGCGGTCGCCGGTCACCTCGACGCCGAGGTCCGCACCGTCTACAGCCCACCGTGGAGCACCGACTGGATCTCCGAGGGCGGGCGGGCCAAGCTCGCCGCCGCCGGGATCGCCCCGCCGGCCGCCGTGCCCGCCGCCGGCGTCGTGCCGTTGACCCTCGCGGTCCGCTGTCCGCAGTGCGGCTCACCGGAGACCGAACAGGTCAGCCGGTTCGGCTCCACCGCGTGCAAGGCGCTGTGGCGTTGCCGCTCCTGCTCCGAACCCTTCGACCACCTGAAGGCGCTGTGA
- the paaB gene encoding 1,2-phenylacetyl-CoA epoxidase subunit PaaB, translating into MSTEHSPLWEVFVRARRGLSHTHVGSLHAPDAELALRNARDLYTRRQEGVSIWVVPAAAITASSPDEKDAFFDPAADKVYRHPTFYEVPDGVAHL; encoded by the coding sequence GTGAGTACCGAACATTCGCCGCTCTGGGAGGTCTTCGTGCGGGCCCGGCGGGGGTTGTCGCACACCCACGTCGGCAGCCTGCACGCCCCCGACGCGGAGCTGGCCCTGCGCAACGCCCGGGACCTCTACACCCGTCGCCAGGAAGGCGTGTCGATCTGGGTGGTGCCGGCCGCCGCGATCACCGCGTCCAGCCCGGACGAGAAGGACGCCTTCTTCGACCCGGCCGCGGACAAGGTCTACCGCCACCCCACGTTCTACGAGGTGCCGGACGGGGTGGCTCACCTGTGA
- the mqnC gene encoding cyclic dehypoxanthinyl futalosine synthase has product MTVSREIDDILQRGADGGRVTPEEALLLYTEAPFHALGEAADAVRRRRYPDNIVTYLIDRNINYTNVCVTACKFCAFYRAPKHKEGWTHPTEEILRRCGEAVELGATQVMLQGGHHPDYGVEYYEELFSSVKQAYPQLVIHSIGPSEILHMAKVSGVSLDEAIARIKTAGLDSIAGAGAEMLPERPRKAIAPLKESGERWLEVMELAHRQGIESTATMMMGTGETHAERIEHLRMIRDVQDRTRGFRSFIPWTYQPENNHLKGRTQATTLEYLRLVAVARLFFETVPHLQASWLTTGKDVGQLALHMGVDDLGSIMLEENVISSAGARHRSNLHELIGMIRSADRIPAQRDTLYNRLAVHHTPADDPTDERVVSHFSSIALPGGGAGKSLPLVEVN; this is encoded by the coding sequence GTGACGGTGAGCCGGGAGATCGACGACATCCTGCAGCGTGGCGCGGACGGCGGGCGGGTCACGCCCGAGGAGGCCCTGCTGCTCTACACCGAGGCGCCCTTCCACGCCCTCGGCGAGGCGGCGGACGCGGTGCGCCGGCGGCGCTACCCGGACAACATCGTCACGTACCTGATCGATCGCAACATCAACTACACGAACGTCTGCGTGACGGCGTGCAAGTTCTGCGCGTTCTACCGCGCGCCCAAGCACAAGGAAGGGTGGACCCACCCGACCGAGGAGATCCTGCGCCGTTGCGGCGAGGCGGTCGAGCTGGGCGCCACCCAGGTGATGCTCCAGGGCGGGCACCACCCGGACTACGGCGTGGAGTACTACGAGGAGCTGTTCTCCTCGGTCAAGCAGGCGTACCCGCAGCTGGTCATCCACTCGATCGGCCCCAGCGAGATCCTGCACATGGCGAAGGTCTCCGGGGTGAGCCTGGACGAGGCCATCGCCCGGATCAAGACCGCCGGCCTGGACTCGATCGCCGGTGCCGGCGCGGAGATGCTGCCCGAGCGGCCGCGGAAGGCCATCGCGCCCCTCAAGGAGTCGGGCGAGCGCTGGCTGGAGGTCATGGAGCTGGCCCACCGGCAGGGCATCGAGTCGACCGCCACCATGATGATGGGCACCGGCGAGACGCACGCCGAGCGGATCGAGCACCTGCGCATGATCCGCGACGTGCAGGACCGCACCCGCGGTTTCCGGTCCTTCATCCCGTGGACGTACCAGCCGGAGAACAACCACCTCAAGGGCCGCACCCAGGCGACCACGCTGGAATACCTGCGACTCGTCGCGGTGGCCCGACTCTTCTTCGAGACCGTGCCGCACCTGCAGGCGTCCTGGCTGACCACCGGCAAGGACGTCGGCCAGCTCGCGTTGCACATGGGCGTGGACGACCTCGGATCGATCATGCTGGAGGAGAACGTCATCTCCTCCGCCGGCGCGCGGCACCGTTCCAACCTGCACGAGCTGATCGGCATGATCCGCTCGGCGGATCGGATCCCGGCGCAGCGCGACACCCTCTACAACCGGCTCGCCGTGCACCACACGCCGGCCGATGACCCGACCGACGAGCGGGTGGTCTCGCACTTCTCCTCGATCGCGCTGCCCGGCGGTGGGGCGGGCAAGTCGCTGCCACTGGTCGAGGTCAACTGA